CCCGCTCGGCGACATCCACACTGCCGATGTGCTCAAATGCCAAAGCAGGCGCGTCGATGACCACGTCGTACGTGGCCGCCAACTCCGCCCACTGCGCCACCACCTCGTAGCTGTGCATCGAATACACCGCCTCCAGGAGCGTAGGCGCGATGCGCTGCAGTTCGAGATACTCCCGCTCTACCCGGTAGCGCGCGTCGATCATGTCTTCATGAAGACGGCTCAGACGCTCCTCCTCCCTCTCAATCCCCATCGACGAGAGCGAGGTCGACATCCCCTCGCGCTTATCCTTCCGAAACTCCCGACGGTACTCATGGAGCTCATGTTCGGACTTTGCGATGTCACGCTCCAGGCGCACGACATACGACTCCGCCTCGATGAGCTCATCACGCTGCGAGAGGTACGCCGGGTTCGGAACTTCACGCGTGCCCGACTGATACTCTTCGCTCCGCTGCTCAACTTCCTCCCATCGCTCCACGCGAGGCTCACTCCCCTCCAGGCTCATGACCGCCTCAAACTGATACTGCCGGGCATCCGCACCGAACCCGATCGCCGCAAAAGGCTCCCGCGCACGCAGCGTCTCCTCCACGCTGGAAGCCCGATCCCCACCCACCTGTTGCGCCACCACCGCCCAGCCATGCTGCACACGCACCTGGCGTGCAAAGCCCTCCGGCTCCCCCACCGGTGACGGAGCACCACTTATTAAAGACTGCGCCATCGCGCCATAGAGCGCAGCGCTTGCCAGGCGACCACCGCTGGCCGCGGCCCGGGAACGCTCTACGAGTTCCTCAGACCACTGCCCCTCAAGCTCATCGACACGATGGGAAAACACCCGATACCCCTTGCCGAATGCCCCGGGATGCGAATTCGCCACAAACTGCGCCTGATCGAGAATGGCCAGCGCATTGGCCAGGCGCCCCCCCACCCTGGACCGCTCCACCAGCGTGAGCACGGACGACTCAACCTGCGTTACAACCCTCCGCTGAAGATCCTCGGAGAGCACAAGCCCCAGCACCTCATCGGCCCGCTGGAGCGCCGGCCCCACGCGCCCTTCCCCGTCGACAGCGGCCCGGAGCCTCTCAGTCGCATCGTCGGCGAGCAAGCGCTCCGCCTGACGCGCCCGAGCGAGGGCCTCCTCGGAACCCGGCCGAGCAACCTGCGCATCGCGATACGAGCGCAGCGCCGCCTCGTAATTGCCCCGCTCGAAGTACTCGTCACCATGCTTAATCGAGCGACCGTGGGCGCACCCCACACCGAACACAAGCAGCGCGATGCTCCCCAGCCGAAAAAGTGCCCGTGTCCACATCATAGCGTCCTCAACCGTGGTAGCCGATCGGAGCGCACACCACGCCCCTGCCCTGCATATCTGACGAAATCGAAGCCGATATCTTCAAAATGACCCACGAAACCACGCCACAAAAAAAGCCGACCCCCGAGAAGGGGGTCGGCTTTCAACACTTCAGTCGATCAGGAAACCGAATCAGGCTTCGGCTTCTTCTTCGCCTTCGTCGGTGACGAACTGATCGCGAATGTGAGCCGGGTAACGCAGCGCTTCGGTGTTCTCAAGGGTGGCACCCACCCAGGAGATACGCGAAATCGGAGCGTTGTCGCCCTGGCGGTTCCCGATCTTGACGATACGGGTGTAGCCGCCCTGACGCCCGGAGATATCGTCGCGCTGAGCCAGGTCGTCGATGAGCTTGGAGACGAGCTCCTTATCACCGAGACGCGCCAGGAGCTGACGACGAGCGTGAAGGTCGCCGCGCTTGCCCAGGGTGATCATCCGGTCGGCCACACGACGAAGCTCTTTGGCTTTCGTGTCGGTCGTCTGGATCATCTCGTAACGGATCAGACTCTTGGCCAGGTTGTTGAAGAGCGCCTTACGGTGGGAGGTCTCCCGGCCGAAGCGCCGTGCATTTACTTTATGTCGCATCTTATTCCTCTCGCGCTTGCGGCATCTCGCCGCGCTTCGCCCGATTCAGCTCTCAGCTGCCTTCGGCCGTCTTCTTATCCAACTCTTTCGGAGGCCAGTTTTCGAGCTTGGTACCAAGCTCCAGGCTCATCCGCTCGAGGATCTCTTTGATCTCTTTGAGCGACTTACGCCCAAAGTTCTTCGTCTTCAGCAGCTCAGCTTCCGTCTTCTGAACCAGGTCACCGACAAACTTGATGCCGGCGGTCTGCAGACAGTTGAAGCTGCGAACCGAGAGCTCCAGATCTTCGATGGGCTTGAGAAGATTCTCGTTAAACTCGGGAGTCTCCTCTTCAACCACCTCCGGCGGCTCGACGGTCTCATCGAAGTTGATGAAGATCGCAACCTGCTCTTTGAGAATCTTGGAAGCGTACGCCACCGCGTCCTCGGGCAGCACGCTGCCGTCGGTCCAGACCTCAAGGGTGAGCTTGTCGTAGTCGGTACGCTGGCCGACACGCGCGTTGGTGATCTGGTAGTTCACCTTGCGAATCGGGCTGAACAACGCATCGATCGCGATATCGCCCAGGCTGTCGTCTTCCGACTTGTTCTCATCGGCCGGCACATAGCCGCGGCCCGAACCGACGGTAAGCTCCATGCGAAGCTTGCCGTTCTCGCCAACGGTCGCGATGTGGTGGTCGGGGTTAAGGACCTCCACGTTATGGCCGGTCTGGATATCGGCGCCGGTCACTTTGGCCGGTCCTTCCACATCGATCGTCACCACCTGGGACTCATCGCCATGCAGCTTCAGGCGAAGTTCCTTGAGGTTGAGGACGATGTCGGTGACATCCTCCTTAACCTCGGGCAGGCTGGTGAATTCGTGCAACGCTCCGTCGATCTTGATCTTGGTCACCGCCGCGCCAACGATGCTGCTCAGGAGAATCCTCCGCAGCGCGTTGCCGATGGTGATGCCGTAGCCACGCTCGAAAGGCTCACACACGAACTTGGCGTACGTGTCGGTCTTTGAGCGCTGATCGATCTCAACTTCGCGAGGTTTAATCAGGTCGCGCCAGTTTCGATACATTTCCATTGCCTCCGCACCACAGAATCATCAACCAGCGGGCCCCAACGCGCGGGGCGTGGGGCCCGAGTGCATCCACCTTACACCGAGTCTTTCGATCAGACGCGGCGACGCTTGGGCGGACGACACCCGTTATGCGGCAAGGGGGTCACGTCACGGATCACGGTGACCTTGAGGCCAGCCGACTGCAACGAGCGCAGCGCGGACTCACGACCCGGGCCCGGGCCCTTGAGGTAAACCGCAACCGACTTCAGCCCGTGCTCCTGGGCTTTGCGCGCGGCGTCTTC
This window of the Lujinxingia vulgaris genome carries:
- the rplQ gene encoding 50S ribosomal protein L17, whose amino-acid sequence is MRHKVNARRFGRETSHRKALFNNLAKSLIRYEMIQTTDTKAKELRRVADRMITLGKRGDLHARRQLLARLGDKELVSKLIDDLAQRDDISGRQGGYTRIVKIGNRQGDNAPISRISWVGATLENTEALRYPAHIRDQFVTDEGEEEAEA
- a CDS encoding DNA-directed RNA polymerase subunit alpha; its protein translation is MYRNWRDLIKPREVEIDQRSKTDTYAKFVCEPFERGYGITIGNALRRILLSSIVGAAVTKIKIDGALHEFTSLPEVKEDVTDIVLNLKELRLKLHGDESQVVTIDVEGPAKVTGADIQTGHNVEVLNPDHHIATVGENGKLRMELTVGSGRGYVPADENKSEDDSLGDIAIDALFSPIRKVNYQITNARVGQRTDYDKLTLEVWTDGSVLPEDAVAYASKILKEQVAIFINFDETVEPPEVVEEETPEFNENLLKPIEDLELSVRSFNCLQTAGIKFVGDLVQKTEAELLKTKNFGRKSLKEIKEILERMSLELGTKLENWPPKELDKKTAEGS